Genomic window (Coraliomargarita sinensis):
CAACGGTCATCGGCGAAGAGGCCACCGCTTGGGACATGTTCGGTCAAAACAGCTTCGTCATCGAGATTAAGCTCAAGAGCGGAACCACGAACCCGCAAGTCACCACACAGGCCACGTTCGACTTCTCCCGCAACCTCGCGAACGGTAAACCATTCCTGAATATTGTGAAGCAGCACTCGCTGACTTACAACGCCCCACAAGGCGAGTTCGACATCGTCAACTTGCCGGTCGAGTTGCCGATCCAGCGCTTGCACATCACCCCGAGCACCGGGACCGTGAGCGACTGTGAAGTTTCCGCCGATGGCGAAACCGTCTTCGAAGCCAGCAAGGCCGAGAACGACGCGCTCCACGCCGACTACGGCATCGACAGCCCCTTCGGCTTCTCGGTGATCTTCGACTACGAGCAACAATTCACCAGCCCGCTCAAGGTGCAGCGTGAAATGAACCTCAAACCGAAGTTCTCAGCTGCCAACAACGCGAGCATCGTCCTGGAGCGCATCGCCCGGGGTTACGCTTAAAAATTGTTTGTTTAGGTTGTTTTGAGCC
Coding sequences:
- a CDS encoding major capsid protein P2, which produces MRRVNYINGISGVAAGGVASLRMPLNRRYHGLKLFASVTETVAGNATPSTDPADVIDYVKLIVNGVVIRDLTPAEFVKLAQANFGGVAVTDHIPIFFSDPTRATVIGEEATAWDMFGQNSFVIEIKLKSGTTNPQVTTQATFDFSRNLANGKPFLNIVKQHSLTYNAPQGEFDIVNLPVELPIQRLHITPSTGTVSDCEVSADGETVFEASKAENDALHADYGIDSPFGFSVIFDYEQQFTSPLKVQREMNLKPKFSAANNASIVLERIARGYA